From a region of the Clupea harengus chromosome 9, Ch_v2.0.2, whole genome shotgun sequence genome:
- the serp1 gene encoding stress-associated endoplasmic reticulum protein 1, whose translation MVAKQRIRMANEKHSKNITLRGNVAKSTRAADEKVAVGPWLLALFIFVVCGSAIFQIIQSIRMGM comes from the exons ATGGTCGCCAAACAGAGAATACGCATGGCTAACGAGAAACACAGCAAAAACATCACGCTACGGGGAAATGTGGCAAAATCAACG agggCTGCAGACGAGAAAGTGGCAGTAGGACCATGGCTTCTTGCATTATTCATATTCGTCGTCTGCGGATCAG CAATTTTCCAGATCATCCAAAGCATCAGGATGGGAATGTAG
- the eif2a gene encoding eukaryotic translation initiation factor 2A: protein MAPPIPLLAVRGSDGTSLLQGPPKCAEYSAFQRDTLPGRFVTFSKDGSLFSWCNGDKVSVVKTSDGSSVQDFDLPKTSFLEFSPQNKVLATWQQYTKTQENPQGDPNLQLWDLQTGKCIKAFYQKKVQGWCPSWADDESIAVRNVNNELHFFEENDFETIANKLHLQKVSEFALSPGCKPSKVAVYVPGSKGGPSFVRLYQYPNFGGPTSALANKSFFKADRVTMLWNNKGSAVLVTASVEVDKTGASYYGEQTLHYVAINGESAVVQLPKNGPIYDVAWSPNSNEFCAVYGFMPAKATVFNLKCDPVFDFGTGPRNAVYYSPQSHILVLAGFGNLQGHMEVWDMKKYKQVTKTQAADSTHFFWCPDGEHIVTATCAPRLRVSNGYKVWHYTGTVLYKCDTPAGSELLEVLWQPFPAGIFPEKPIKYQAAQSELGSTEAKPAQAYRPPALRNKPVSASSKLHEEEPPQSMRPGGDKPLSKSALKNQKKREAKKASKQEKTDEPQTQPEPSTTPADPAPAAVSSGDPELDKKIKNVKKKLKAIEELKEQQASGKPLQKNQMDKVQKEAQLLKELEDLELGL from the exons ATGGCGCCTCCCATACCTCTTCTCGCAG TCCGTGGTTCGGACGGGACGTCTTTGCTGCAAGGACCGCCAAAATGTGCGGAATACTCTGCTTTCCAGAG ggACACTCTTCCCGGTAGATTCGTGACTTTCAGCAAAGATGGGTCATTGTTCAGTTGGTGCAATGGTGACAA gGTCAGCGTTGTGAAGACTTCAGATGGATCCTCTGTCCAGGATTTTGATCTTCCCAAGACATCATTTTTGGAGTTTTCTCCACAGAATAAAGTGCTCGCCACATGGCAACAGTACACAA AAACACAGGAGAACCCACAGGGAGACCCTAACCTCCAGTTATGGGACCTACAGACTGGGAAGTGCATCAAAGCTTTCTATCAGAAAAAAGTGCAAGGATG GTGTCCAAGTTGGGCTGATGATGAGAGTATAGCAGTCAGAAATGTTAACAACGAGCTTCACTTCTTTGAAGAGAATGACTTTG AAACCATTGCCAACAAACTTCATTTACAGAAGGTTTCAGAATTTGCTTTGTCCCCAGGATGTAAGCCCAGCAAA GTTGCTGTTTATGTCCCTGGAAGCAAGGGTGGCCCTTCTTTTGTTCGGCTTTACCAGTACCCAAACTTTGGGGGGCCAACCTCTGCTCTGGCCAATAAGAGTTTCTTTAAGGCAGACAGAGTGACAATGCTCTGGAACAATAAAG GGTCTGCTGTTCTGGTGACCGCAAGCGTAGAGGTGGATAAAACAGGAGCATCCTACTACGGAGAGCAAACCCTACATTATGTGGCCATCAATGGGGAGAGTGCTGTGGTGCAGCTAC CAAAGAATGGGCCTATCTACGATGTCGCATGGAGTCCCAACTCAAACGAATTCTGTGCTGTGTACGGCTTTATGCCTGCGAAGGCCACTGTGTTCAACCTCAAGTGCGACCCAGTCTTCGACTTCGGCACAGGTCCACGCAACGCAGTCTACTACAGTCCTCAGAGCCACATCCTGGTCCTGGCTGGCTTTGGGAACCTGCAGGGTCACATGGAGGTGTGGGACATGAAGAAATACAAGCAGGTGACAAAGACGCAGGCTGCCGATTCCACGCACTTCTTTTGGTGCCCCGATGGGGAGCACATTGTCACCGCCACCTGTGCCCCTCGACTGCGTGTTAGCAACGGCTACAAGGTGTGGCACTACACTGGCACAGTACTCTACAAGTGCGACACACCAGCTGGATCAGAGCTGTTGGAGGTGCTGTGGCAGCCCTTCCCAGCAGGCATATTCCCGGAGAAGCCGATTAAGTACCAGGCTGCACAGAGCGAGTTGGGGAGCACAGAGGCCAAGCCGGCACAAGCATACCGGCCGCCAGCCCTCCGCAACAAACCTGTATCTGCTTCCTCCAAACTG CATGAGGAAGAGCCACCACAAAGCATGAGGCCTGGAGGGGACAAACCATTGTCCAAATCAGCGCTAAAGAATCAGAAGAAACGAGAAGCTAAGAAAGCATCCAAGCAG GAAAAGACTGATGAACCACAGACGCAGCCTGAGCCCAGTACCACCCCAGCGGATCCTGCTCCCGCGGCCGTCTCCTCAGGGGACCCTGAGCTTGACAAGAAGAtcaaaaatgttaaaaag AAATTGAAGGCAATTGAAGAATTAAAGGAACAACAAGCATCTGGTAAACCTCTACAAAAGAATCAG